In a genomic window of Saccharothrix sp. HUAS TT1:
- a CDS encoding DUF5682 family protein: MTSSTRDPELAVVERLADHGAPHLIGVRHHSPALAGAVPALLAAFAPEVLLVELPEELGEWLPHLADPELVAPVALSGASPGGELAFYPFADFSPELVAIRWAHRNGVEVRPCDLPLAARGDGYRQPGRGASPLTRALRGATTGRDGDDLWDRLVEAAAPGQSPEAVRRAALMVGWALRRDTEDVGVDPFDLRREAWMRRVVRDAGGRRCAAVIGSFHAAALLEGPVDDSPPDVAEVVTSLVPYGFALLDERSGYPAGIRDPEWQQAVLAAAGDPAEVEAAAASVIVRICARVRELGHPAGPGEAREALRVAVDLARLRGLPAPGRGELVEAVQTVLTHAEPLGRGRVVARAAGDVLVGHRTGVLAPGTPRSGLAPAVEALVADLRLPGPDSREPVALRLDPTRSALDQRREVALCRLTVLGVTYAERTATTGVGGGDALTTRWTVAWTPATAATVPVAGLWGATLELAAAGRLRARRAEREQRGGHTSAAVLADLLDAARCGLPEVVGALLGDAAGVLPSSATLRELLDALDLLDRLRAGHVPGTSGDVLDAHPLLAGELEAAAVAQLDGLAGSEDVADARALVELGQRPEAHGLRLAACLRRLADSGSPLIAGAAGAARVLLGSAPPEALGERVASWVDGASTPERRGVLRQGLTGVLAAAGPLVETPEALTPLLDRVEGMADQDFLARLPALRGAFTSVGPAARARVLAVVQERTGERVDAVGAPDPELLAAWLVDEQAGVAALRARGLLPPSRDEVVGTSEIAAPVGSPPASAGALSAGIRWQLVLGASGERPAGAGRYAAALDELYGRDRGEGASGGDLGADRASPFPDVREWSEELRDLFGDHVREEVLAAAAEGGRLEAALEIDPGSVRPSVELLRNVLSLAGGLSESALARLRPLVARLVRELTAQLANRVKPALTGIQLPMPTRRPGGRLDLPRTLRANLATARRDADGRVVVVPERPVFRTRGRRASDWRLVLVVDVSGSMEASTVWSALTASVFAGVPALSTHFLAFSTEVVDLTERVADPLSLLLEVRVGGGTHIAGALRHARSLVTVPERTMVVLVSDFEEGGPVGPLVAQVRELVTSGVTVLGCASLDDRGVARYSTSVAGALVAAGMPVAALSPQELARWVGEKVRG, encoded by the coding sequence GTGACGTCCTCGACGCGTGACCCCGAGCTGGCGGTGGTCGAGCGGCTGGCCGACCACGGGGCGCCGCACCTGATCGGGGTGCGGCACCACTCGCCCGCGCTGGCCGGCGCGGTACCCGCCCTGCTGGCGGCGTTCGCGCCGGAGGTGCTGCTGGTCGAGCTGCCCGAGGAGCTGGGGGAGTGGCTGCCGCACCTGGCCGACCCCGAGCTGGTCGCGCCGGTCGCGCTGTCCGGCGCGTCACCCGGCGGCGAACTGGCCTTCTACCCGTTCGCGGACTTCTCGCCCGAGCTGGTCGCGATCCGCTGGGCGCACCGCAACGGCGTGGAGGTCCGGCCGTGCGACCTGCCGCTGGCGGCGCGCGGTGACGGGTACCGGCAGCCGGGGCGGGGCGCATCGCCGTTGACGCGGGCGTTGCGCGGCGCGACGACCGGCCGGGACGGCGACGACCTGTGGGACCGGCTGGTGGAGGCCGCCGCGCCGGGCCAGTCGCCGGAGGCGGTGCGCCGGGCGGCGTTGATGGTGGGCTGGGCGCTGCGGCGCGACACCGAGGACGTCGGGGTGGACCCGTTCGACCTGCGCCGGGAGGCGTGGATGCGGCGGGTGGTGCGCGACGCGGGCGGTCGGCGGTGCGCGGCGGTGATCGGGTCGTTCCACGCGGCGGCGCTGCTGGAGGGGCCGGTGGACGACTCGCCGCCGGACGTCGCCGAGGTCGTGACGTCGCTGGTGCCGTACGGGTTCGCGCTGCTGGACGAGCGGTCCGGCTACCCGGCGGGCATCCGCGACCCGGAGTGGCAGCAGGCGGTGCTGGCGGCGGCGGGCGACCCGGCCGAGGTGGAGGCCGCCGCCGCGTCGGTGATCGTGCGGATCTGCGCGCGGGTGCGGGAACTCGGCCACCCGGCCGGGCCCGGTGAGGCGCGGGAGGCGCTGCGGGTCGCGGTCGACCTGGCCCGGCTGCGCGGCCTGCCCGCGCCCGGTCGCGGGGAGCTGGTGGAGGCGGTGCAGACCGTGCTGACCCACGCCGAACCGCTCGGTCGCGGCCGGGTGGTGGCGCGGGCCGCCGGTGACGTGCTGGTCGGTCACCGCACCGGGGTGCTCGCGCCCGGCACACCGCGGTCGGGGCTGGCCCCGGCGGTGGAGGCGCTGGTCGCGGACCTGCGCCTGCCCGGTCCCGACTCGCGGGAGCCGGTGGCGCTCAGGCTGGACCCGACGCGGTCGGCGTTGGACCAGCGGCGCGAGGTGGCGCTGTGCCGGTTGACCGTCCTCGGCGTGACCTACGCCGAGCGGACCGCGACCACGGGTGTCGGCGGTGGCGACGCGCTCACCACCCGGTGGACGGTGGCGTGGACACCGGCGACGGCGGCCACGGTGCCGGTGGCCGGGTTGTGGGGCGCGACGCTGGAGCTGGCCGCCGCCGGACGGCTGCGGGCGCGGCGCGCCGAACGCGAGCAGCGCGGCGGGCACACCTCCGCCGCCGTGCTCGCCGACCTGCTCGACGCGGCCCGGTGCGGGTTGCCCGAGGTGGTCGGCGCGCTGCTGGGCGACGCGGCGGGCGTGCTGCCGTCGTCGGCGACGTTGCGGGAGCTGCTGGACGCGTTGGACCTGCTCGACCGGTTGCGCGCCGGGCACGTGCCCGGCACGTCCGGCGACGTGCTCGACGCCCACCCGCTGCTGGCGGGCGAGCTGGAAGCGGCAGCTGTGGCCCAGCTGGACGGGCTCGCCGGGTCCGAGGACGTGGCGGACGCGCGGGCCCTGGTGGAACTGGGGCAGCGGCCCGAGGCGCACGGGCTGCGGTTGGCGGCGTGCCTGCGGCGGTTGGCCGACTCGGGCTCGCCGCTGATCGCCGGTGCGGCGGGCGCGGCGCGGGTCCTGCTCGGCTCGGCGCCGCCCGAGGCGCTGGGTGAGCGGGTGGCGTCCTGGGTGGACGGCGCGAGCACGCCCGAGCGGAGGGGCGTGCTGCGGCAGGGGCTCACCGGCGTGCTCGCGGCTGCCGGGCCGCTGGTGGAGACGCCGGAGGCGTTGACGCCGTTGCTCGACCGGGTGGAGGGGATGGCGGACCAGGACTTCCTGGCCCGGCTGCCCGCGCTGCGCGGTGCGTTCACGTCGGTGGGTCCGGCGGCGCGGGCTCGGGTGCTGGCCGTGGTCCAGGAGCGCACGGGGGAGCGGGTGGACGCGGTCGGCGCGCCCGACCCGGAGCTGCTGGCGGCGTGGTTGGTCGACGAGCAGGCGGGCGTGGCGGCGTTGCGGGCGCGCGGTTTGCTGCCGCCGAGCCGGGACGAGGTCGTGGGCACGTCGGAGATCGCGGCGCCTGTGGGATCACCGCCGGCCTCAGCCGGCGCGTTGTCCGCGGGGATTCGCTGGCAGTTGGTGCTCGGCGCGAGCGGTGAGCGCCCGGCCGGCGCGGGGCGCTACGCGGCCGCGTTGGACGAGCTGTACGGGCGTGACCGCGGTGAGGGCGCGAGCGGAGGGGATCTCGGGGCCGATCGCGCCAGCCCGTTCCCCGACGTGCGCGAGTGGTCGGAGGAGCTGCGGGACCTGTTCGGCGACCACGTCCGCGAGGAGGTCCTGGCGGCGGCGGCCGAGGGCGGGCGGTTGGAGGCGGCGCTGGAGATCGACCCCGGCTCGGTGCGGCCGTCGGTGGAGCTGCTGCGCAACGTGCTCTCGCTGGCCGGCGGGTTGTCCGAGTCGGCGCTGGCCCGGTTGCGGCCGCTGGTGGCGCGGCTGGTGCGCGAGCTGACCGCGCAGCTGGCCAACCGGGTGAAGCCCGCGCTGACCGGGATCCAGCTGCCGATGCCGACCCGTCGGCCGGGCGGGCGGCTGGACCTGCCGCGCACCCTGCGGGCCAACCTCGCCACCGCGCGCCGCGACGCCGACGGGCGGGTCGTGGTCGTGCCCGAGCGCCCGGTGTTCCGCACCCGCGGCCGACGGGCCAGTGACTGGCGGCTGGTGCTGGTGGTGGACGTGTCCGGCTCGATGGAGGCGTCGACGGTGTGGTCGGCGCTGACCGCGTCGGTGTTCGCCGGGGTGCCCGCGCTGTCGACGCACTTCCTGGCGTTCTCCACCGAGGTGGTCGACCTGACCGAGCGGGTGGCCGACCCGCTGTCGCTGCTGCTGGAGGTGCGGGTGGGCGGCGGCACCCACATCGCGGGAGCGTTGCGCCACGCCCGTTCCCTGGTGACCGTGCCGGAGAGGACGATGGTGGTGCTGGTCAGCGACTTCGAGGAGGGCGGACCGGTCGGGCCGCTCGTCGCGCAGGTGCGGGAACTGGTCACGTCGGGGGTGACGGTGCTCGGCTGCGCGAGCCTCGACGACCGGGGCGTCGCCCGCTACTCCACGTCGGTAGCGGGCGCGCTGGTCGCGGCGGGGATGCCGGTCGCCGCCCTCAGCCCGCAGGAGCTGGCCCGCTGGGTGGGGGAGAAGGTGCGCGGATGA
- a CDS encoding AAA family ATPase, whose amino-acid sequence MTAPRQVEPAEDAHREELAFLAAHDDGPRPPGWRLTPRAVVTFVMGSGAPLALPKGVAVAGVPSRLVISPKFVGERALVERAVVTLAGERGLLLVGEPGTAKSMLSELLAAAVSGSSQLVVQGTAGTTEDQLRYGWNYAMLLAEGPSPRALVPSPVLTAMRGGGVVRVEEVTRCLPEVQDALVSILSDRRIAVPELSAPELSGPGGATVHAAPGFTVIATANLRDRGVSEMSAALKRRFNFEAVGPIGDLAAETALVRRQASAALARAQAPFAVDDVVLEVLVTAFRDLRNGVSEEGWAVERPSTVMSTAEAVSVATALGLADAYFPGDRDPLSLLPGHLLGVVRKDDPGDAARLLGYWDGAVRRRAESGARTWRRLWELRDVLDA is encoded by the coding sequence GTGACCGCACCCAGGCAGGTCGAGCCGGCCGAGGACGCCCACCGCGAGGAGCTGGCGTTCCTGGCCGCCCACGACGACGGCCCCCGGCCGCCGGGGTGGCGGCTCACCCCGCGCGCCGTCGTGACGTTCGTGATGGGCAGCGGCGCCCCGCTGGCGCTGCCCAAGGGCGTCGCGGTGGCCGGTGTGCCGTCCCGGCTGGTGATCAGCCCCAAGTTCGTCGGCGAACGCGCGCTGGTCGAGCGGGCCGTGGTGACGCTCGCGGGCGAGCGCGGCCTGCTGCTGGTCGGCGAGCCGGGCACGGCGAAGTCGATGCTGTCCGAGCTGCTGGCCGCCGCCGTGTCCGGCAGCAGCCAGCTCGTCGTGCAGGGCACCGCGGGCACCACCGAGGACCAGCTGCGCTACGGCTGGAACTACGCGATGCTGCTGGCCGAGGGCCCGAGCCCGCGGGCGCTGGTGCCGTCGCCGGTGTTGACCGCGATGCGCGGCGGCGGCGTGGTGCGGGTCGAGGAGGTCACCCGCTGCCTGCCCGAGGTGCAGGACGCGCTGGTGTCGATCCTGTCGGACCGGCGGATCGCGGTGCCGGAGCTGTCCGCGCCCGAGTTGTCCGGCCCCGGCGGCGCGACCGTGCACGCCGCGCCCGGCTTCACCGTGATCGCCACCGCGAACCTGCGCGACCGGGGCGTGTCGGAGATGTCGGCGGCGTTGAAGCGGCGGTTCAACTTCGAGGCCGTCGGACCGATCGGCGACCTCGCCGCCGAGACGGCGCTGGTGCGGCGGCAGGCGAGCGCCGCGCTGGCCCGCGCCCAGGCGCCGTTCGCGGTGGACGACGTGGTGCTGGAGGTGCTGGTCACCGCGTTCCGGGACCTGCGCAACGGCGTGTCCGAGGAGGGCTGGGCGGTGGAGCGGCCGTCCACCGTGATGAGCACGGCGGAGGCGGTGTCGGTGGCCACCGCGCTCGGCCTGGCCGACGCGTACTTCCCCGGTGACCGCGACCCGCTGTCGCTGCTGCCCGGTCACCTGCTCGGCGTGGTCCGCAAGGACGACCCGGGCGACGCGGCGCGGCTGCTCGGGTACTGGGACGGCGCGGTGCGGCGGCGGGCCGAGTCCGGCGCGCGCACCTGGCGGCGGCTGTGGGAACTCCGTGACGTCCTCGACGCGTGA